The Streptomyces sp. NBC_01298 genome contains the following window.
GATGTCGGCGTAGTACTCGGCAGAACCCGTCGCCGCGTATGAGGCGAGGGTGTGCAGGTACGGAGGGCCACCGACGCGCGTCAGGTCGCCCGTCGTCCTCAGCTGGTGGGTCAGCGCGATCGCGTCGGTGGGCGCTTGCTGTTTCCGCAGCTCCAGCAGCGCGTGCCAGATGGTGGTGTGCGCCGGCCTGAAGAAGTCGCCCGGCTCCAGCACCTGGCGGACCGCGTCGATGACCGCACTGTGGAACATGCAGGCACCCAGCACCGCCTGCTCGGCCTCGGCGTCGTGCGGCGGCGTGGGCAGGTCGCGCCAACCAGGCGCCTGTGCGGCGCTGGTCTGCGGGGATGCCGTTTCGGGGCGCAGGGTCGTACCCTGGGGCACAGAGCTTCCTCACTTGGTGCCATAAGGGGCTGGCAGAGCCCTGGCACCGGGACAGATCGTTTATGGGCGGTCATCTGGGAGTCGCTACGGCCCTTTGGTGCTCCAACACCGAGGGGCCGGTCTCATATCTACGGCCGCGTCTACGCGGCCTTCACGTATGTCGTGGCCGACATCAGGTCGGCCAGCCTGGCCGCGCTGTGCGGGCTGATCGTCGTGGCGAAGCCCGCGCAGACACGGGCCAGGGCGCGGGCCCTCGCAGCCTCCTGCGCCGCGCAAGGGCGGGGCGGCGGGCTGGTCGCGGTCGTGCGGGGGCTGGGCAGCAGAGACACGGGGCAGGTCCTTGCCGACTGTGCGGGGCTGGCAGGCCCCACACAGTCCGTCGATCAATGGGCGGTCGGTCACACGCGGCGGTCCCAGGCGCTCCAACACCCAGGGCATCGCGTTGCGCATGCCGGCGGGACTGGCATGTCCCCTCGGCGATGCAAGACCAGGATTTCGGCGAATCCGGGATTATCGAAATCCCGCTTCCACCGATACATTCCGCCCGTTCGCTCGTCGCCCGGCAGGCCATGCGGACAGCTCCTCTCCTCACTCGGTACCGCGCTGGCCTGGCCCTCTACGCGGCGATCGCGTACGCGGGGGCCCTCATCAGGTCGGCCAGCCGCGCGGCACTGTGCGGGCTGATCGTCGTCCGGAATCCCTCGCAGACTCGAGCCAGGGCCTGCTCCCGGGCCGTCACCGGAGTCTGTCGGCGGCTCGACGAGCGGTCGGGATGGCGCGGAAGGCGGTCTGACAGGGGCTGCTGCATGCGCGGGTCCTCGCTGGCGGGCCGAACTGGCAGGCTCGGCACCGCCGGTGTTCATGGGCGGTCGGTCGGATGCGCCGTCTGGATCCCCAGGTGCTCCAACACCAAAGGCAGCGCACACCGAGCGAGGCGGACATGTAGGTCAGCCCCGCGTGGGCACTACCTACGATCCAGAGAATCCCCGGTTTGGCTGACCGGGGATCGTCGGCTATGTTCCGCCCTCCCCGCCGCCGCCCCCCGCTTTCCGGGGCAGCTCGCAGCTGTCTACAGCGGGTTCTGCTCGATGGCGATCCGGTCCCAGTCCATGTAGCGGCCGTACTTCTTCGGCTCGTCGATGACCACCCCGGAGAACAGGAACCGCAGCACCGCGTTGCGCCGCTCGTCCGTCATCGCCTCGGCCTCCCACGCAGCCCGAGCACCCTCCCCCGTCAGGCCGTCCAACAACACCAACGGCCTGACCACAACCTTGCGTTGTGTCTTGGCGATGCGATCGGTGATCTCCTTGCGCATCTTGCGGTACTCCGCCGTGGAGATCTCCTTGCCCGTCCACATCTCGTTCAGCTCGGCGAGTTGCCGCTGGTCGTCCGCCAGCGACTGCGTCGCGTCCTCGGACAGGTTGCTGCTGGCGAGCTGGCCATCCACCCTGAGCTTGCCGAGGAGCTTGATCGCGGCATCGGTGACGAAGCCCTCCAGCGACTCCGCCCGGATCGACCGAACGCACTTCTTCTCGTCGTTCCGGCCCCGGCGGTTGCACTGATAGGCCGGCCCTGTCCGCTTCGGGGTGCCGGACATCAGCGTCCCGCAGCGCCCACACATCACCAGGCCCCGCAGCAGGTAGAAACGTTGCGGGGGCTGGCTGAGCAGCTCCCGATGGACGGCGGAGCGGTACTGGCGACGCATCTGGGTCTCCTCCCAGACGCCCGCGTCGATGATGGCGGGCCAAGTACCGGGGCCGACTTCCTCGCCCTGGTGCATGCGAATGCCGGCCACATGCCGGGAATCCAGCAGGGCTCGGATGGTCCCGCTGTTCCACGCCTTGCCACCGGCGGTCTCGATCCCCCGGCTGTGGAGATCCTTCGCGATCGGCGCCGCCCCCTCCCCCTTCAGGTAGCGGTCGAACACCTCTCGGACAATCTCCGCCTCTTCCTCGACGATCGTCATCCCGCCCGGGGCGTACCCGAACCGCCGGACCCCGCCCTGCGGCTTGCCTTCCTTGGCCCGGTCCTGCATGGCCGACTTCAGCCGCCGCGAGGTGTCATCGGACGAACGGCAGGCATGCGCGACCTCGATACGCAGGATGAAGCGGTCGTCGGGGTCCGACAGATCCCGCCGGTTCGCCTCCCCGTGCAGCGTGATCGCGTGGTCGTCGGAGACCTGGAGCAGTTCTTCCAGGTCACGCGGCTGCCGCATCAGCCGATCAGGGTGGTACGCGATGATGTGTCGGAACCCGCGCTCACGCGCCGCCCGCAGCAGTTCGTCCCAGCCCGGCCGCTTCCGCTTCCGGCTCCACGCCGAGCGACTGTTGTCGACGAATACGTGGGCCTGGTTCACGGCGAACCCGCGACGCTCGGCGATCTCACGGCAGATCCGCTCCTGGCGGTCGACGCCGGTCTGGTCGTCGTCCTCCGCCTGGGAGATCCGGCAGTAGATCGCCGCCGGCTCGCCGGCTGTGGTGCCGGAGGCCCCTGTGGTGCCCTTGTTGCTGCGCATGCAAATGAGTGTACGAATACGGGGTGGCCTGGGTGACGGGCACGCCCGAGCTGGTCACGGCGGTCCGTTCCGCGAAGCAGTTCCTGACGTACGTGTCCTCGGGCCCGTTCCAGTACGCCATCGCCGAGGCCCTCGCCCTCCCCGACGCGTACTACGACTCCTTCCGCGCGGACCTGGCCGCCAAGCGCGACCTCCTCTCCGACGGCCTCGCGGCGGCGGGCTTCGAGGTGTTCCGCCCGCAGGGCACCTACTTCGTCACCACCGACATCACCCCCCTCGGCGAGCGCGACGGCCTCGCCTTCTGCCGGGCCCTGCCGGAGCGCTGCGGGGTGGTCGCCATCCCGAACCAGGTCTTCTACGACGACAAGGCCGCCGGCGCCTCCCACGTCCGCTGGGCCTTCTGCAAGCGAACGGTTGTATTGCAGGAGGCGGTTGAGCGCCTCGGTCGGCTGGCCCTCTGAGAGCGAGCCAGATGGACGTGCGGGCGTGGGGCAGGCCTTTTACAGCCGGCCCCGTGCCGCACGGGAGAGACGAGCTATTCAGTGTCCTTCGGGTGCCGAGTAGATGCGTAGACCAGAACGACGGTCGATGTCTCAGGGCTGACCAGGTAGCGCACGCGGCCGCCGCTTGTGACCTCGAACTCCCACTGGTCCAGAAGCGATCCCTTCCACTCCTTCGTGGCGAGTCTTCCACGGAGCTGATGCTGCCGGTTCCAGCTGTCACGCGACAACGGATCAGTGCGCAGCGACTCAAGGCAGCGGTGGGCACTGGGCAGCGCCACGCGGCACAACTCCTCCCACCCCGTCACCGCATCGGTTGTCCCGAAGACGACGTTCCATCCGCTCAGCGGCGGAACGCTGACACGATCGCCCTTCTTCGGGCTCACCCGCCCACCTCGACCGGACCCAGGTCCTCCCCGTCGAGCGGGCGCAGCGCTTCCTTGAGCTGCTCCGGATCGGCGTTGATCCGGGCCGTCGCCCTCCAGGAGACGAGCGCCCGGTGTACAGCCTCCCTTGCACCCAGTTCTGCCGCATCGGAAAGTGCTTCCAGGAGTTCCACCGTGAAAGCGCGCATCTCCTCGCCGTCCAGGTGCCGCACCCACGGAAAGACTTCCGGCAATGCCAGCAGGAGTGAGCGGGCTCCGTCGTCGTGCTTCATGAGCGCGAGGAAGAGGCGGGATGCCGTCGTGAGGTTCTCCTCGGTGCGCTCCGCGTGCACGGCAGTCGTCAGCACCATGTCGGGCGCGTCCCGATGGGTGACGCGCAGAGCACCAAGGGCTGCAGCCCGGGCGGCCACGGCCTTCGGGTTTCTTGACAGGTCAGTGAACGACACCGACTCGGGCTCGGCTCCCAGGTAAGCAAGGCTCATACTCAGACTGTACTCAGATTACAGTCTGAGTGCCAGTGATTCCTTCTTACCCGGACACACGCCAAGCTCAGGTTCTGATCAAGTCCCCGACTTCAGGTCGGCCCGGTGGCCAGCATTCCGTCATGCAGACACCCACCGCCCCGCTGGCGGAACCGACACGATCCCCAGCCGCGAAGGACGCGCTTCAGGCAATCGTCACCGTGTTGGGGCTCGGGGGAGTCATCCTGACGGGTATCCAGTACTGGGCAGTGGACCGGTATCTCGCCCAATTCGGCGTGACGCCCGAGGAAATCGGGCTGGACACGTCAGTCCTACTCACCCGCGCCGCTACCGCCCTGGTCTTCCTTGGGCTTTTGATCGTGCCGGCCCTGCTAGCACTCCCGAGCCTGTTTAGCATGGGCATGACTGAGGGGTCAGACCGCCGCCGTCTGGCAGCATTCCTATCGCGGCAGCTCCGGCAGCGCCCCGGGTTGCGGACCCTCGCGCTGTCAGCACTGGTGGGTGTGGCATGGGCGGCCGCATCCCTGGCTGAGAGCCCCATCATCATGCTGAGGGAAGGCTTGTGGGTCACGATGCTGGCGGCTGGAACCCTCATGGCGGCTCCCGCCCTGCACCTCGCGGGCAAACACAAGACCCTGGGACCACTGCTCCGCCTTTGCGTCATCGCCTTCATGATGACCGGCCTGTGCCTGATGAGCCTTGGTGATGTGATGGAGAAGCGCGGCATGAGAACTGCCGAGTCAGCCAATCTGGGATGGCTCGAGCAACTCCTTGGCATCCGTGCTCAGTACGTCCGGGCCGATTTCTCGGAGGTGGCCGGCAGTCCGACGCCCGAGGACGGGCCGATGCTCCATCTCGGCCAAGCAAGCGGAATTCACGTCCTCTACGACTGCTCATCTTCCACAGTGATCCGCAAAGCAGCCGTGCAGGTGCAGCTGACCACATACATCGGGCGAAGCCGGGATCTACTCGCCCACGAAGTCGAAGACTCGTGCCGACCCTGAGGCTGCACGCAGGTGCTCACGCCTTGCCCTTCTGCAAGCGCACCGACGTCCTGGAGGAGGCGGTGGAGCGGCTGCGGCGGCTCTGAGCCGGGTGCACGCCGAAAGCGGCCAAGCCGCCGCCGGTCCCGGGGCCCGGCGGACTCGTCGTCGTAGTGTTTCCCCATCGTGGCGGCTCCGACCGGGGGGCGAGCCCCCAGAAGGTCGGGACGCATGGCGACTCAGGCGACTCAAACGCTGTCGAGCGGTGCACTGCCCGGGCGGCGCACCGGCCGGGCCGGCCGGTTTCCGGGGGTCTTCCTCGCGCTCGGGGCGTACGCGGCCGTGCGCGCAGTCGGGGTGCTGGCGGTGGCCGTGGCGGCCTGGTGGAGCGGGCGCGGCCCCCTGCGGGTGCTCGGGGGGTCCTGGGACTCCGTCTGGTACCTGCGGATCGCCGAGCACGGCTACGGCCGGACCCAGGTCTACCCCGGCATCGGGTCCGTGCAGAGCGACTCCGCGTTCTTCCCGCTCTACCCCGTCCTGATCCGCTGCGCCTCCCTCGTGCTGCCCGGCTCCCTGACCGTCGCCGCGCTGGCCGTCGCCTGGATCGCCGCGGGCACGGCCGCCGCGGGGGTGTACCGGGTCGGGGAGCACCTGCTCGGGGCCCGCGCCGGGGTGCTGCTCGTCGCGCTGTGGGCCGCGCTGCCGCACGCCTTCATGCTGACCCTCGCCTACACCGAGCCCCTGCTGACCGCCTTCGCCGCCTGGGCCCTGTACGCGCTGCTGCGCGGCCGCTGGGGGTGGGCGGCGGGGCTCGCCGTCCTCGCGGGGCTGACCCGGCCCACCGGGATCGCGGTCGCCGCGGCCGTGACGGCGGCAGCCGCCTACGAGATCTGCCGGCGGCGGGGC
Protein-coding sequences here:
- a CDS encoding prevent-host-death family protein, giving the protein MSLAYLGAEPESVSFTDLSRNPKAVAARAAALGALRVTHRDAPDMVLTTAVHAERTEENLTTASRLFLALMKHDDGARSLLLALPEVFPWVRHLDGEEMRAFTVELLEALSDAAELGAREAVHRALVSWRATARINADPEQLKEALRPLDGEDLGPVEVGG
- a CDS encoding mannosyltransferase family protein; its protein translation is MATQATQTLSSGALPGRRTGRAGRFPGVFLALGAYAAVRAVGVLAVAVAAWWSGRGPLRVLGGSWDSVWYLRIAEHGYGRTQVYPGIGSVQSDSAFFPLYPVLIRCASLVLPGSLTVAALAVAWIAAGTAAAGVYRVGEHLLGARAGVLLVALWAALPHAFMLTLAYTEPLLTAFAAWALYALLRGRWGWAAGLAVLAGLTRPTGIAVAAAVTAAAAYEICRRRGRAPARVWAAGVAAPAGWASYVLLVGVHRDDPLGGYFAVQSGWGSRFDFGAGALRSARHALGSPGSVELATTVTVVLLVAALVLAGLLAADRRIPLPLLVYTGVLLVMTYGGAGFFESKPRFLLPAFTLLLPAAALMAKARPRTAVVVTGVLAGLSYAYGPYLLLVSGVAP
- a CDS encoding recombinase family protein; this translates as MRSNKGTTGASGTTAGEPAAIYCRISQAEDDDQTGVDRQERICREIAERRGFAVNQAHVFVDNSRSAWSRKRKRPGWDELLRAARERGFRHIIAYHPDRLMRQPRDLEELLQVSDDHAITLHGEANRRDLSDPDDRFILRIEVAHACRSSDDTSRRLKSAMQDRAKEGKPQGGVRRFGYAPGGMTIVEEEAEIVREVFDRYLKGEGAAPIAKDLHSRGIETAGGKAWNSGTIRALLDSRHVAGIRMHQGEEVGPGTWPAIIDAGVWEETQMRRQYRSAVHRELLSQPPQRFYLLRGLVMCGRCGTLMSGTPKRTGPAYQCNRRGRNDEKKCVRSIRAESLEGFVTDAAIKLLGKLRVDGQLASSNLSEDATQSLADDQRQLAELNEMWTGKEISTAEYRKMRKEITDRIAKTQRKVVVRPLVLLDGLTGEGARAAWEAEAMTDERRNAVLRFLFSGVVIDEPKKYGRYMDWDRIAIEQNPL